From the Priestia koreensis genome, one window contains:
- a CDS encoding fumarylacetoacetate hydrolase family protein, with protein sequence MKNIRIKLAGSPTLKEASIHQDFHSITLSTQTIQLENLICDPPVHGTVYGALLNYKGELEALGDQVHNAPYQKPPVAPVLYIKPVNTLSGMHHPIPLPADTTHLSVGAALAVVFKETASNVTEQKALDYVLGYTIANDVSIPHDTYFRPAIKQKARDGFCPMGPYIMLKEHVKDPDHLAVRVFVNGELKQENTTANLIRSVSKLISDVSSFMTFYKGDVLLIGVPENKPIVQNGDVVRIELDGIGYLENVVQLEEVKG encoded by the coding sequence ATGAAGAATATACGAATTAAACTTGCTGGTTCACCCACTCTAAAAGAAGCTTCTATTCACCAAGATTTCCATTCCATTACCCTTTCAACACAGACCATTCAGCTCGAAAATCTCATCTGCGATCCGCCCGTTCATGGAACGGTATACGGCGCGCTTTTAAATTATAAAGGAGAGCTTGAAGCATTAGGTGATCAGGTACATAATGCGCCGTATCAAAAGCCGCCTGTGGCACCGGTTTTATACATTAAGCCTGTGAATACCTTATCTGGTATGCATCACCCTATTCCACTACCTGCTGATACCACTCATCTTTCTGTGGGAGCGGCTTTGGCTGTCGTTTTTAAGGAGACCGCATCAAACGTTACCGAGCAAAAAGCGCTAGATTACGTGTTAGGTTATACGATCGCCAATGATGTGAGTATTCCGCACGATACGTATTTCCGTCCGGCGATTAAGCAGAAAGCACGGGATGGATTTTGTCCCATGGGTCCTTACATTATGCTAAAAGAGCATGTCAAAGACCCAGATCATCTTGCAGTTCGAGTTTTCGTAAACGGCGAATTAAAGCAGGAAAACACAACGGCAAATCTCATTCGCTCTGTTTCCAAGCTTATTTCTGACGTCTCATCATTTATGACCTTTTACAAAGGCGATGTTTTACTGATCGGGGTTCCAGAGAATAAACCGATTGTTCAAAACGGTGATGTTGTGCGCATTGAACTAGACGGCATTGGGTATTTAGAAAACGTCGTTCAGCTCGAGGAGGTGAAAGGATGA